Proteins from a single region of Streptococcus mitis:
- the comGE gene encoding competence type IV pilus minor pilin ComGE yields the protein MEKLNALRKQKIRAVILLEAVVALAIFASIATLLLGQIQKNRQEEAKILQKEEILRVAKMALQTGQNQVKINGVEIQVFSSEKGLEVYHGSEQLLAIKEP from the coding sequence ATGGAAAAATTAAACGCATTAAGGAAACAAAAAATTAGGGCAGTGATTTTACTGGAAGCCGTAGTTGCTCTAGCTATCTTTGCCAGCATTGCGACCCTCCTTTTGGGCCAAATTCAGAAAAATAGGCAAGAAGAAGCAAAAATCTTGCAGAAAGAAGAGATCTTGCGTGTAGCTAAGATGGCTTTGCAGACAGGTCAAAATCAGGTAAAGATAAACGGAGTTGAGATTCAGGTGTTTTCTAGTGAAAAGGGATTGGAGGTTTATCATGGTTCAGAACAGTTGTTGGCTATCAAAGAGCCATAA
- the comGF gene encoding competence type IV pilus minor pilin ComGF produces the protein MVQNSCWLSKSHKIKAFTLLESLIVLIVISGSLLLFQAMSQLLISEVRYQQQSEQKEWLLFVDQLEAELDRSQFEKVEGNRIYMKQDGKEIAISKSNSDDFRKTDASGRGYQPMVYGLKSAQIIEDNQLVRFRFQFQKGLEREFIYRVEKAKS, from the coding sequence ATGGTTCAGAACAGTTGTTGGCTATCAAAGAGCCATAAGATCAAGGCTTTTACCCTGTTAGAATCGCTGATTGTCCTTATTGTCATCAGTGGAAGCTTACTTCTCTTTCAAGCCATGAGTCAGCTCCTCATTTCAGAAGTTCGCTACCAGCAGCAAAGTGAGCAAAAAGAGTGGCTCTTGTTTGTAGACCAGCTGGAGGCAGAATTAGACCGTTCGCAGTTCGAAAAAGTAGAAGGCAATCGCATTTATATGAAGCAGGATGGCAAGGAAATCGCCATCAGTAAGTCCAATTCGGACGATTTTCGGAAAACCGATGCCAGTGGACGGGGGTATCAGCCTATGGTTTATGGCCTCAAATCAGCTCAGATTATAGAGGATAATCAACTGGTTCGTTTTCGTTTCCAGTTTCAAAAAGGATTAGAAAGGGAGTTCATCTATCGTGTGGAAAAAGCAAAAAGTTAA
- the comGG gene encoding competence type IV pilus minor pilin ComGG, translated as MWKKQKVKAGVLLYAVIMAAIFSLLLQFYLNRQVAHYQDYALNKEKLIAFAMAKRTKDKVEQESGEQVFNLGQVSYQNKKTSLVTTVRTPKSQYEFLFPSVKIKEEKTDKKEQVVTDSSNQAEKKKSEEKSEKKENS; from the coding sequence GTGTGGAAAAAGCAAAAAGTTAAGGCAGGAGTTCTCCTTTATGCAGTCATCATGGCAGCCATTTTTAGCCTTTTGTTACAATTTTACTTGAACAGACAAGTCGCCCACTATCAAGACTATGCTTTGAATAAAGAAAAGTTAATCGCTTTTGCTATGGCCAAACGAACCAAAGATAAGGTTGAGCAAGAAAGTGGGGAACAGGTCTTTAACCTAGGTCAGGTAAGCTATCAAAACAAGAAAACAAGCTTAGTGACGACGGTTCGTACGCCTAAGAGCCAATATGAGTTCCTATTTCCTTCAGTCAAAATCAAAGAAGAGAAAACGGATAAAAAGGAACAGGTAGTGACTGATTCAAGTAATCAAGCGGAAAAGAAAAAATCAGAAGAGAAGTCTGAAAAGAAAGAGAATTCCTAG